A DNA window from Acetobacter aceti NBRC 14818 contains the following coding sequences:
- a CDS encoding RluA family pseudouridine synthase, which produces MTVSSHGPRSLIITEEFAGQRTDRVLTACFPDLSRSRIKNLIDEGRLTRNGLCLREPAEPVRTGVELILDIPAPAPAIPVGEAISFPILYEDDDLIVLDKPAGLVVHPAPGNETGTLVNALVAHCGESLVGIGGERRPGIVHRLDKDTSGLMVAAKTERAHRALSEDFAARRIDRAYLALCWGVPSPTKGEYEGNIGRDKRDRKRMALVGSGGKTALTRYTVLKAFGTYAALVECRLATGRTHQIRVHFSANGHPLMGDPLYLRRIPAIAKTCPVDARDAALDFPRQALHAARLGFTHPATGEKLLFETSPPEDFMTLERILGSD; this is translated from the coding sequence ATGACAGTTTCAAGCCACGGGCCACGCAGCCTGATCATCACCGAGGAATTCGCCGGTCAGCGCACGGATCGCGTGCTGACGGCCTGCTTTCCGGACCTGTCCCGCTCCCGCATCAAAAACCTGATCGATGAGGGACGTCTGACCCGTAACGGTCTCTGCCTGCGTGAACCGGCCGAGCCTGTCCGCACAGGTGTGGAACTTATTCTGGATATTCCAGCGCCGGCACCCGCCATACCGGTCGGCGAAGCCATAAGCTTTCCCATCCTTTACGAGGATGATGATCTGATCGTTCTCGATAAACCGGCCGGGCTTGTGGTCCATCCCGCGCCCGGCAATGAAACCGGTACCCTCGTAAACGCCCTTGTCGCGCATTGTGGTGAAAGTCTCGTCGGGATCGGGGGTGAGCGGCGTCCGGGAATCGTGCACAGACTCGACAAGGATACGTCAGGCCTGATGGTCGCAGCCAAGACCGAGAGGGCGCATCGTGCGCTGTCAGAGGATTTTGCAGCCAGACGGATCGACCGCGCCTATCTCGCCTTATGCTGGGGTGTGCCGTCGCCTACCAAAGGCGAATATGAGGGCAATATCGGGCGCGACAAACGAGACCGTAAACGCATGGCGCTGGTGGGGAGCGGCGGCAAAACAGCCCTGACCCGCTACACCGTGCTGAAGGCGTTCGGCACATATGCTGCGCTGGTGGAGTGTCGTCTCGCCACGGGGCGCACGCACCAGATCAGGGTTCATTTTTCCGCCAACGGTCATCCACTGATGGGTGATCCGCTCTATCTGCGGCGTATTCCTGCGATTGCGAAAACATGCCCCGTTGATGCACGCGATGCAGCGCTGGATTTTCCTAGACAGGCGCTCCATGCGGCCCGGCTGGGATTCACACATCCCGCAACCGGAGAGAAGTTGCTCTTCGAAACGTCACCACCAGAAGATTTCATGACTCTTGAAAGAATACTGGGGAGTGATTAA
- the rpoH gene encoding RNA polymerase sigma factor RpoH yields the protein MASPSLTLGPDASLSRYLQEIRKYPLLSPEEEASLSRRWRDKGDVKAAHKLVTSHLRLVAKIAFGYRGYGLPLNELISEGNVGMMQAVRRFDPERGFRLATYAMWWIRAAIQEYILHSWSLVKMGTTSAQKKLFFNLRRLKGEMKAIDDGDLAPEQVDHIAKTLGVPEQDVVAMNRRLAAGDHSLNAPLRSDGDGEWQDWLVDDGDNQEDMLGEHEELSDRQALLSSAMASLNDRERHIFEERRLKDEPVTLEELAQHYGISRERVRQIEVRAFEKVQAHMKEDIEARRQKEAVAQ from the coding sequence ATGGCATCACCCTCCCTAACCCTCGGACCTGACGCCAGCCTTTCCCGCTATCTTCAGGAAATCCGTAAATATCCGCTTCTGTCACCAGAAGAAGAAGCCTCTCTTTCCCGCCGCTGGCGTGACAAGGGCGATGTAAAGGCTGCCCATAAGCTGGTCACATCTCACCTCCGTCTCGTCGCCAAGATCGCTTTTGGCTACCGTGGCTATGGCCTGCCGCTGAACGAACTGATCAGCGAAGGCAATGTTGGCATGATGCAGGCCGTTCGCCGGTTTGATCCGGAGCGCGGCTTCCGCTTGGCCACTTACGCCATGTGGTGGATTCGCGCGGCGATTCAAGAGTACATCCTTCACAGCTGGTCACTGGTGAAGATGGGCACCACTTCCGCCCAGAAGAAGCTGTTCTTCAATCTGCGTCGTCTCAAGGGCGAGATGAAAGCCATTGATGATGGTGATCTGGCGCCGGAGCAGGTCGATCATATCGCCAAGACGCTCGGTGTGCCTGAGCAGGATGTTGTGGCGATGAACCGTCGTTTGGCGGCGGGCGATCACAGTCTGAACGCGCCTCTTCGCAGTGACGGGGATGGTGAGTGGCAGGACTGGCTCGTCGATGATGGCGACAATCAGGAAGACATGCTCGGCGAGCATGAAGAACTGTCAGACCGTCAGGCTCTGCTCTCCAGTGCGATGGCGTCGCTCAATGATCGTGAGCGTCACATTTTCGAAGAGCGTCGTCTGAAAGATGAGCCTGTCACGCTGGAAGAGTTGGCTCAGCATTACGGCATTTCACGCGAGCGCGTGCGTCAGATCGAAGTGCGGGCTTTCGAGAAGGTGCAGGCCCACATGAAAGAAGACATTGAAGCGCGCCGGCAGAAAGAAGCTGTAGCGCAGTAG
- the rdgB gene encoding RdgB/HAM1 family non-canonical purine NTP pyrophosphatase: MSAHLPLKQGSRLVLASHNKGKLAEFAALLAPYGVEVVSAGELNLPEPDETALTFEGNARIKAEAAAKATGLPALADDSGLCVSALGGAPGIYSARWAGPDKDFAGAMQRIEKGIDGDEREAWFISVLCLAFPDSMTECFEGRIDGTIAPEPRGAAGHGYDPIFVPEGETRTFAEMSDAEKNAISHRARAFEAFRKECLG, encoded by the coding sequence ATGAGCGCACACTTACCACTGAAACAGGGCAGCCGTCTGGTTCTTGCCAGCCACAACAAGGGCAAGCTGGCCGAGTTCGCTGCTCTTCTTGCGCCTTACGGGGTGGAAGTCGTGTCTGCAGGCGAACTCAATCTGCCCGAACCTGACGAGACGGCCCTGACGTTTGAAGGCAACGCCCGCATCAAGGCGGAAGCCGCGGCAAAGGCGACAGGCCTGCCTGCGCTCGCGGATGATTCCGGTCTCTGCGTTTCCGCTCTGGGCGGTGCGCCGGGGATTTATTCCGCACGCTGGGCTGGGCCGGACAAGGATTTCGCTGGCGCGATGCAGCGCATTGAGAAAGGCATCGACGGCGACGAACGGGAAGCGTGGTTTATTTCCGTGCTGTGCCTCGCCTTCCCTGACAGTATGACCGAATGTTTTGAAGGCCGCATCGACGGCACCATTGCGCCTGAGCCTCGTGGCGCTGCCGGGCACGGTTATGATCCGATCTTTGTGCCGGAAGGAGAAACACGGACCTTCGCCGAGATGAGTGATGCGGAGAAGAACGCCATCAGCCACCGGGCGCGCGCTTTTGAAGCGTTCCGGAAAGAGTGTCTGGGGTAA
- a CDS encoding aldo/keto reductase produces MTQASVTETTTIRGLKHPVSRIALGTWAIGGWMWGGPDDKNAIATIQEAVDLGITLIDTAPVYGFGHSEEIVGQALAGRREKVAIATKVGLDWKEDHKPFRNTSPARIRKEIEDSLRRLRTDYIDLYQVHWPDSAVPMEETARTLEDLVKEGKVLALGVSNFTIAEMEAFRSAAPLSAVQPPYNLFERDMERDILPYARQHDLTILAYGPLCRGLLSGKMTAETKFGSDDLRSADPKFQSPRFAQYLEAVRQLQDFAREKHGKSLLALAIRWVLDQGPTIALWGARRPDQIAAVADAMGWHLSADDLREIDTILKTCITDPVGPEFMAPPGR; encoded by the coding sequence ATGACACAGGCATCTGTTACAGAAACGACCACCATTCGTGGGCTTAAACACCCTGTCTCACGCATAGCACTCGGCACATGGGCCATTGGCGGATGGATGTGGGGCGGTCCGGATGACAAGAACGCCATTGCCACCATTCAGGAAGCCGTTGATCTGGGGATCACGCTGATCGACACGGCCCCTGTCTATGGCTTTGGACACTCGGAAGAGATTGTGGGACAGGCCCTTGCCGGACGGCGCGAGAAGGTGGCGATCGCAACCAAGGTCGGTCTGGACTGGAAAGAAGACCACAAACCGTTCCGCAATACGTCACCGGCGCGCATCCGCAAGGAAATTGAGGACTCGCTGCGTCGTCTGCGCACCGATTACATCGACCTGTATCAGGTCCACTGGCCGGATTCTGCCGTGCCTATGGAGGAGACGGCCCGCACGCTCGAAGATCTGGTCAAGGAAGGTAAGGTTCTGGCGCTTGGTGTCAGCAACTTCACCATTGCCGAGATGGAGGCGTTCCGTTCAGCCGCGCCGCTGTCCGCTGTGCAGCCGCCTTACAATCTGTTTGAACGCGACATGGAGCGGGATATCCTGCCGTATGCACGCCAGCACGATCTGACCATCCTGGCTTATGGCCCGCTCTGTCGTGGCCTGTTGTCGGGCAAGATGACAGCAGAGACCAAATTTGGTTCTGATGATCTGCGGAGTGCTGATCCCAAGTTCCAGTCACCCCGCTTTGCCCAGTATCTGGAAGCCGTGCGCCAGTTGCAGGATTTTGCACGTGAGAAACACGGCAAGTCACTTCTGGCGCTGGCCATTCGCTGGGTGCTCGATCAGGGGCCGACGATTGCTTTGTGGGGCGCACGTCGTCCGGACCAGATTGCAGCGGTCGCGGATGCAATGGGCTGGCATCTGAGCGCTGATGATCTGCGTGAAATAGATACGATCCTCAAGACCTGCATCACGGATCCGGTCGGTCCGGAATTCATGGCGCCTCCGGGTCGCTGA
- the hrcA gene encoding heat-inducible transcriptional repressor HrcA, whose product MTFGRSIELLGAASGLNSRSATILRELVEHYLETGDPVGSRTLSHRLPLGLSPATIRSVMADLTDAGLLFSPHTSAGRLPTEKGLRLFVDGLLQFGNLSDEERESISSTLEMRGRSLEDTLTEASSLLSGLSQAASLIIAPKSEGAIKHIEFVALGGNRALVVLVGADGQVENRVIETPAGMPPSTLTEAANYLNARLTGRTLVELRSRVNDEMEADQTQLDQLATEVVASGLATWSNEGRGGTLIIRGQGNLLTDITEIERLSTIQRLFERLEKQDAMLRLLELAENSDGVRIFIGSESGLFGASGMSMVVAPARNEARRIVGAIGVIGPTRINYGRIIPVIDYTARVIGQMLG is encoded by the coding sequence CTGACGTTTGGCCGCTCCATTGAGCTCCTTGGAGCAGCCTCCGGTCTGAATTCACGCTCAGCCACCATCCTGCGCGAGCTGGTGGAGCATTATCTGGAGACAGGTGATCCGGTCGGCAGCCGGACGCTGTCTCATCGTCTGCCTCTTGGCCTCTCTCCTGCGACGATCCGCAGCGTGATGGCCGATCTGACGGATGCCGGCCTGCTGTTTTCACCGCACACTTCAGCCGGACGTCTGCCGACCGAAAAAGGACTGCGTCTGTTTGTCGATGGGCTGCTTCAGTTCGGCAATCTCAGTGATGAGGAGCGTGAGTCCATCTCCAGCACGCTGGAAATGCGCGGACGTTCGCTGGAAGACACCCTGACGGAGGCGTCGTCGCTGCTGTCAGGTCTCTCGCAGGCCGCCAGTCTCATCATTGCGCCCAAAAGCGAGGGAGCAATCAAGCATATCGAATTTGTCGCCCTTGGTGGGAATCGTGCGCTTGTGGTGCTGGTCGGTGCTGACGGGCAGGTTGAGAACAGAGTGATTGAAACCCCGGCAGGGATGCCGCCTTCCACGCTGACGGAAGCTGCGAACTATCTGAATGCTCGCCTGACCGGTCGGACTCTCGTCGAACTCAGGTCGCGTGTGAATGATGAGATGGAGGCGGATCAGACCCAGCTCGATCAGCTCGCCACGGAAGTGGTGGCCAGCGGTCTTGCGACCTGGAGCAACGAGGGGCGAGGGGGCACGCTGATCATCCGGGGGCAGGGCAATCTGCTGACCGATATTACGGAGATTGAGCGACTTTCGACCATTCAGCGTCTGTTCGAGCGGCTGGAAAAGCAGGACGCCATGCTGCGTCTGCTCGAACTGGCCGAGAATTCTGACGGTGTCCGTATCTTTATCGGCTCGGAGAGTGGTCTGTTTGGAGCGTCCGGCATGTCGATGGTTGTAGCACCTGCGCGCAACGAGGCCCGGCGGATCGTAGGGGCTATTGGGGTCATTGGCCCGACACGGATCAATTACGGCAGGATCATTCCCGTTATCGATTACACAGCGCGAGTCATCGGGCAGATGCTTGGATAG
- a CDS encoding DUF4142 domain-containing protein: MLLPSRHQVLACSSLVVSLFTLSACMNPGQPPAPPLPALAQVAPFTAADTSLASKINDVDLTHIALANLAKTNAARNDIASLSATIVKDLTDNHTKLTAQATAGKATLATKPSAQSQKVITQMQHLHGAAFDRAYARYLASSTKTTSAVIDADCAKSTNADLVKLATDLKTKLLSYEAQVK, translated from the coding sequence ATGTTGCTTCCGTCCCGTCATCAGGTGCTAGCCTGCTCTTCTCTCGTCGTTTCGCTTTTCACGCTGAGCGCCTGCATGAACCCAGGTCAGCCGCCCGCGCCTCCTTTGCCAGCTCTGGCACAGGTCGCGCCCTTTACTGCTGCGGACACAAGCCTTGCCTCCAAGATCAATGATGTGGATCTGACCCACATTGCGCTGGCCAATCTCGCCAAGACCAACGCCGCCCGTAACGATATCGCGTCACTCAGTGCGACGATCGTAAAAGATCTGACGGACAACCATACCAAGCTGACCGCACAGGCCACAGCCGGCAAAGCAACGCTGGCCACGAAACCCTCTGCCCAGAGCCAGAAGGTCATTACCCAGATGCAACATCTGCACGGCGCTGCATTTGACAGAGCGTATGCGCGCTATCTTGCAAGCAGCACAAAAACCACAAGCGCTGTGATTGATGCCGACTGCGCCAAATCCACAAACGCGGATCTGGTGAAACTTGCAACCGACCTCAAAACAAAACTTCTCAGTTACGAAGCCCAGGTCAAATAA
- a CDS encoding DUF3126 family protein — translation MSNISTSEISRLQTTLRRLLGAKGLSVNAPPRPGLSVELAVDGEVIGTIHRDDDEGEVSYAINIILLEEDLPPPV, via the coding sequence ATGAGCAATATTTCGACAAGTGAGATTTCACGCCTTCAAACCACCCTGCGCCGTCTGCTCGGGGCCAAGGGGCTGAGCGTCAACGCTCCGCCGCGTCCGGGCCTATCGGTAGAACTGGCTGTGGACGGCGAAGTGATCGGCACCATTCATCGTGACGATGATGAGGGCGAAGTGTCCTACGCCATCAATATCATCCTGCTGGAAGAAGACCTGCCGCCGCCGGTCTGA
- a CDS encoding DUF2939 domain-containing protein gives MHTADTTPHSDAWACPARKRARVICLASLAASLALYVMSPFMTLWTIAGAVSNHDMVALGHTINWSSLDASIKEQVLNGLNIGQVNEVSDELPEFGSSFAANIVSNAVDTRVTQDNLGKVVDQAMASSPAPINSGTVFSAVSHALVRFTAANSFEAQVVLPGHENETPLRVQLRIERWQWKLTRVDFPTAVHRPVMEASVIQHKA, from the coding sequence ATGCACACCGCAGACACAACACCCCACTCTGATGCCTGGGCCTGCCCCGCGCGGAAGCGGGCGCGTGTGATCTGTCTGGCTTCGCTCGCGGCTTCCCTGGCTCTTTACGTGATGTCCCCTTTCATGACGCTCTGGACGATTGCCGGTGCTGTTTCCAATCACGACATGGTCGCGCTCGGACACACGATCAACTGGTCGTCTCTCGATGCGTCGATCAAGGAGCAGGTGCTGAACGGGCTCAATATCGGTCAGGTCAACGAAGTGTCTGACGAACTGCCGGAATTCGGGTCTTCCTTCGCCGCGAATATCGTCTCCAATGCCGTTGATACACGGGTAACGCAGGACAATCTGGGCAAGGTGGTCGATCAGGCCATGGCGTCCAGCCCTGCGCCGATCAACAGTGGTACCGTTTTCTCCGCCGTCAGCCATGCGCTGGTACGCTTCACGGCAGCCAACAGCTTTGAGGCGCAGGTTGTGCTTCCGGGTCATGAAAACGAAACCCCGTTGCGGGTCCAGCTTCGTATCGAACGCTGGCAGTGGAAACTGACCCGCGTGGATTTCCCGACTGCGGTCCATCGTCCGGTCATGGAAGCTTCGGTCATACAGCACAAGGCCTGA
- a CDS encoding HesA/MoeB/ThiF family protein has translation MPLDLTENEIQRYSRHILLPEIGGTGQVRLRNASVLIVGAGGLGSPAACYLAAAGVGRIGIIDHDRVELSNLQRQILHTTDRVGMSKAASARQTLEALNPEICIETHETRLTAENVADLVARYDLVCDGCDNFETRYLVNVACVQQRKTLVSAAVLRFDGQLSTFRPHLGGPCYECLFPRAGEDGSAPSCGDAGIFGAVTGVLGTLQATEALKELLDLGESLAGRLLLWDALTTRFTTITIPRDPDCPVCGKQERHD, from the coding sequence ATGCCTCTCGATCTGACGGAAAACGAAATACAGCGATATTCGCGCCACATCCTGCTGCCGGAAATCGGAGGCACGGGACAGGTGCGTCTGCGCAACGCCTCCGTTCTGATTGTCGGCGCCGGAGGGCTGGGGTCGCCTGCCGCCTGTTATCTGGCGGCGGCGGGTGTCGGCCGGATCGGCATCATTGATCATGACCGGGTTGAGCTCTCCAACCTTCAGAGGCAGATCCTGCACACCACCGATCGCGTTGGGATGAGCAAGGCGGCCTCTGCCCGTCAGACCCTCGAAGCGCTCAACCCCGAGATCTGTATTGAGACGCATGAAACACGGCTGACGGCTGAGAATGTCGCTGACCTTGTCGCCCGTTATGATCTTGTCTGCGACGGGTGCGATAATTTCGAGACGCGTTATCTGGTCAACGTCGCCTGCGTGCAGCAGCGCAAGACGCTCGTGTCCGCCGCAGTGCTCCGGTTTGACGGCCAGCTCTCAACATTCCGGCCCCATCTGGGTGGCCCCTGTTACGAATGTCTGTTTCCGCGCGCCGGTGAGGATGGGTCGGCTCCGAGCTGTGGCGATGCGGGTATTTTTGGTGCGGTAACGGGCGTCCTTGGAACGCTTCAGGCGACAGAAGCGTTGAAGGAGTTACTGGACCTCGGCGAATCCCTGGCAGGCAGACTGTTGCTCTGGGATGCGCTGACGACGCGGTTCACGACCATCACCATTCCAAGGGATCCGGACTGCCCGGTCTGCGGCAAGCAGGAAAGACATGACTGA
- a CDS encoding DsrE family protein, producing MTEHTFEKDFAFLLCDNDFNRLHAAFMLAASALALNRSVIIFATGPGVLALCRESEIVWEKEERQLSMQGVATLATLRDALLSMNARLLVCETGLRRTGKTEADLVEEVEVIGMPTFLDLSAGYKLVTF from the coding sequence ATGACTGAACACACATTTGAGAAGGATTTCGCTTTTCTTCTCTGCGACAACGATTTCAACCGGCTGCACGCGGCTTTCATGCTGGCGGCCTCGGCGCTCGCACTGAACCGGTCCGTGATCATCTTTGCAACCGGCCCCGGTGTTCTTGCCCTGTGCCGGGAGTCGGAAATCGTATGGGAAAAAGAAGAACGCCAGCTTTCCATGCAGGGCGTTGCAACGCTCGCCACGCTGCGGGATGCGCTTCTCTCCATGAACGCCAGACTGCTTGTGTGTGAAACCGGACTCCGACGCACCGGAAAGACTGAGGCTGATCTGGTCGAAGAAGTCGAAGTGATTGGAATGCCTACTTTTCTCGATCTTTCCGCCGGGTATAAACTGGTTACTTTCTAG
- a CDS encoding SH3 domain-containing protein: protein MKASIPLRVAATLMTAAATLSVTAVAQAATSDQPAHHHKGDATAAHKAGKKATHTGAHADKTQKSHHDAEVKAHGSAAASHHKKHETAAKEETSHKSRVAHKAHPTKHAVHGAPAEPARPVPVPVPTDGDQTQPASPEGAPGGSNANGQDPTKGSNTGLPLPRFAALRADDVNMRAGPGQRYPIQWVYHRRGLPVQIEREFDVWRLVEDADGVKGWVHQATLIGSRDFVIPYPPGTAAPSAETAAKPAPDVSTGAKSDEQKPEAPKAEPAKAEAPAANRHTESKIISRVSTSADVAKLPGAVILHSSADDESAAVAVLTPGTVGTIKACASGSSWCKVSVQRYEGWVHRAQMWGIGPDEAYPPS, encoded by the coding sequence ATGAAAGCATCCATCCCTCTGCGCGTTGCCGCGACCCTTATGACCGCGGCCGCAACCTTGTCGGTGACTGCCGTTGCGCAGGCCGCCACATCGGATCAGCCCGCGCATCACCACAAAGGTGACGCCACCGCCGCCCATAAGGCCGGCAAAAAGGCGACTCATACGGGGGCGCATGCGGACAAGACGCAGAAAAGCCACCATGATGCCGAGGTGAAAGCGCACGGCTCGGCCGCAGCATCTCATCACAAGAAGCATGAGACGGCGGCTAAGGAAGAAACGTCTCACAAAAGCAGGGTGGCGCATAAAGCCCATCCGACAAAGCACGCCGTTCACGGCGCGCCAGCTGAACCGGCCCGTCCTGTGCCGGTGCCCGTACCCACCGATGGCGATCAGACGCAACCAGCTTCACCTGAAGGAGCGCCGGGCGGCTCCAACGCCAACGGGCAGGATCCGACGAAGGGCAGCAATACCGGTCTTCCGTTGCCCCGTTTCGCGGCCCTGCGCGCGGATGATGTAAACATGCGCGCCGGTCCGGGCCAGCGTTATCCCATCCAGTGGGTCTATCATCGCCGAGGTCTGCCCGTTCAGATCGAGCGTGAGTTCGACGTCTGGCGTCTGGTCGAAGACGCTGACGGGGTAAAAGGTTGGGTGCATCAGGCCACGCTCATTGGCTCACGTGACTTTGTGATTCCATACCCGCCGGGCACAGCAGCGCCTTCAGCGGAAACCGCAGCCAAACCTGCGCCGGATGTCTCTACCGGAGCGAAATCGGACGAACAGAAGCCCGAAGCGCCAAAAGCCGAGCCGGCGAAAGCTGAAGCGCCAGCCGCCAACCGTCACACGGAATCCAAGATCATCAGCCGTGTCTCCACCAGCGCGGATGTGGCGAAGCTGCCCGGTGCGGTTATCCTCCACTCATCGGCTGATGATGAGTCCGCCGCTGTGGCCGTGCTGACGCCGGGTACGGTCGGCACCATCAAGGCCTGCGCGTCCGGCTCATCGTGGTGCAAGGTTTCCGTGCAGCGTTACGAGGGTTGGGTTCACCGCGCCCAGATGTGGGGAATCGGCCCGGATGAGGCCTATCCGCCGTCCTGA
- the pyk gene encoding pyruvate kinase — translation MVVAQCRTKIVATLGPSSSTHEVIRSLALAGADVFRFNFSHGTHDDHAARYRIVREVEQEIGRPLGVLADMQGPKLRVGRFADGKVLLETGRPFRLDLSETPGDASRVNLPHREIISVAKEGSVLLLDDGKLKLVIRKVGDDFLETEVLVGGPLSNHKGVNVPDLVLPIPALTTKDRDDLAFALEMGADFIALSFVQRPEDVLEARSLVRGRAWLVSKLEKPQALDNLSAILDASDAVMVARGDLGVELPPEVVPLAQKRIIREARLLGKPVIVATQMLESMISAPTPTRAEASDVATAVFDGADAVMLSAESAAGQYPCEAVTIMNRILEQVESDEGWRMIMQASRLAPEHYIADAIAHAAQQVATTLAASAIVAYTHAGPTALRIARERPIARVLGLTPTIATARRLVLVWGVQSFVTPADKQVRDTEAMVSTALEAALKSHVGAPGDTIVITAGVPFGISGSTNTIRVAKIPEA, via the coding sequence ATGGTCGTCGCTCAGTGTCGCACAAAGATCGTGGCCACACTTGGACCGTCCTCATCGACGCATGAGGTGATCAGAAGCCTTGCCCTCGCTGGGGCAGATGTTTTCCGGTTCAATTTTTCCCACGGCACTCATGACGATCATGCGGCCCGTTACCGGATCGTACGGGAGGTCGAGCAGGAAATCGGCCGTCCTCTCGGTGTCCTCGCCGACATGCAAGGACCAAAGCTGCGCGTGGGGCGTTTTGCTGATGGGAAAGTTCTGCTGGAAACGGGCAGGCCGTTCCGTCTGGATCTCAGTGAAACACCGGGCGACGCGTCCCGGGTCAATTTGCCTCATCGGGAAATCATTTCCGTGGCGAAGGAAGGCTCGGTTCTTCTTCTGGATGACGGCAAGCTGAAGCTTGTCATCAGAAAGGTTGGCGACGATTTTCTGGAAACTGAAGTTCTGGTCGGTGGTCCGCTCAGCAACCACAAGGGGGTAAATGTCCCGGATCTTGTGCTGCCCATTCCTGCCCTGACCACCAAAGATCGGGACGATCTCGCTTTCGCATTAGAGATGGGGGCGGACTTTATCGCTCTGTCCTTCGTGCAGCGCCCGGAAGATGTTCTGGAAGCACGGAGTCTGGTGCGAGGGCGGGCCTGGCTGGTGTCGAAGCTGGAAAAACCGCAGGCGTTGGACAATCTGTCGGCCATTCTCGACGCCTCCGATGCCGTCATGGTGGCGCGAGGCGATCTTGGCGTGGAGCTGCCGCCGGAGGTCGTGCCTCTGGCGCAGAAACGGATCATCCGTGAGGCTCGTCTGCTCGGTAAACCGGTGATCGTGGCGACGCAGATGCTGGAAAGCATGATTTCGGCTCCGACACCCACGCGTGCAGAAGCGTCTGATGTTGCGACAGCCGTGTTTGATGGTGCGGACGCCGTGATGCTGTCCGCCGAGTCCGCAGCCGGTCAGTATCCGTGTGAAGCCGTCACGATCATGAACCGGATTCTGGAACAGGTGGAATCGGATGAGGGCTGGCGCATGATCATGCAGGCCAGTCGCCTCGCTCCCGAGCATTATATTGCCGACGCCATTGCCCACGCCGCTCAGCAGGTCGCCACGACATTGGCGGCTTCGGCCATCGTGGCCTACACGCATGCGGGACCGACCGCCCTGCGCATTGCCCGTGAGCGCCCGATCGCCCGTGTTCTCGGATTGACGCCGACCATTGCAACGGCCCGGCGGCTGGTTCTGGTCTGGGGTGTCCAGTCCTTTGTTACGCCTGCCGACAAGCAGGTTCGGGACACGGAAGCCATGGTGTCGACGGCGCTGGAGGCGGCGCTCAAGAGTCATGTCGGTGCGCCGGGCGACACGATTGTCATCACCGCCGGAGTGCCGTTCGGGATCAGCGGATCGACCAACACGATCCGGGTTGCGAAAATTCCTGAAGCCTGA